TAGACTAGGTGGAGGTGTTTCCTACGGATCAGCCTTCGCCGCTGGCTTGGGACTTGTAGCCAAGGTTGTTTCTAGGGTCGGTACCGACCTGACCGACGAGCTGCTCCGTCCCCTCAGGGAGGCGGGAGTGGACCTGAGTGGCGTGAGGAGGTCATGCGAGAGGACGACGAGGTTCGTCATCAGGCTAAAGGAGAGCAGCGAGGTCTCAGGGCTCGCGTACAGGTGCGACCCAATCGCCCCCTCAGATCTGGAGGGAGTCGAGGCGGGCGTTATCCATCTGGCTCCGGTGGCTAGGGAGGTGAGCAGGGAAGTGGCATACGCGGCGATCAACTCGGGATCCCTAGTATTGCTGGACCTGCAGGGCGTGATAAGGACATTCGATGACGGTTTTGGGCTCGATGGCACGCTAGCTGGGGAGTTCGAGGGCCTCGATCTGGTGGTGCACGCTAACCTCCAAGAGGCGAGGGCCATCACGGGAGAGGATAATCCAATGAACGCGGCGGAGCGCCTCTCCTCGATGTTCTGGATGTCCTCGGTCACCTTGGGGAGGAGGGGGGCAGTGATATCATCGCCTGAGGGGTTCGTGATGGCTAGGGCTCCGGAGGTAGAGTCCCTAGACGACGTCGGTGCCGGGGATGTCTTCACCGCCGCGTTGGGGATAGCGCTGTGGAGAGGCTATTCCTTGGAGGATGCTGCCAGGTTCTCCGTGGCGGCGGCTGCCGCCTCGACAAGGAGAAGGGGGCCCGTCCCAGTAGCTCGGGAGGAAGTGGAGTCACTCATGCCCAAGGTCGAGGTATCATGGCTCTGAGCTAGTAAACTTTAAAGTAGTATACTTTAGAGTATAATTATGATCGCTAGGTTCGTAAACAGGGAGAAGGAGCTGGAGTTCCTTGAAAGGGCCTACAGATCCCCAGTACCCCAGCTGTTGGTTATCTACGGAAGGAGGAGGATAGGAAAGACCGAGCTGGTCCTGAGGTTCCTGAGGGACAAGCCCCACATCTACTACTTGGCTGACTTGGAGTCGGGACTTTCCCAGCTGAAGAGGTTCAAGAGGTCCGCCGAGGTCCTGCTGCAGGACGAGACCTTCAGGAGAGCAGAATTCAGGGACTGGGAGGACCTGTTCGTCGCCCTCTTGGACAGGTGGGGGGGTGAAAGGAGGCTCATAATAGCCATAGACGAATTCCCGAACTTGGTGAGGGTAAATCCGGCATTTCCCTCCATACTCCAGAGGGTGTGGGACCTCTACCTCTCTAGGGAAGATGTGATGCTCATACTCACGGGTTCATCCGTCTCCGTGATGGAGGACGAGGTCCTCAGCTCCAAGTCTCCCCTTTACGGCAGGAGAACGGGTCAATGGAAGCTGGGACCAATCAGCCCTGAATACCTAGGGGAATTCCTTCCCTATAAGGAGGAAGATCTGGCGAGGACCTATGGGGTGACCGGTGGGGTCCCCCACTACCTCAACCTGTTCGATCCCAACCTCCCCTTCTGGGATAATGTGGAGAGGCTAGCCCTGAGCAAGGGAGGGTTCCTGTACGAGGAAGCTGACTTCCTGCTAAGGGGGGAGCTGAGGGACCCTTCGAACTACAAGAGCATCTTGGAGGCTCTGGCTAGGGGTGCTACTAGACTGGGGGAAGTGTGCAACCTGACGGGACTGGACAGGGGGCTCGTGTCCAAGTACCTCAGCGTCTTGGAGAGGTTGGATGTGGTGGCGGGGGAGAGGCCCTACGGCTCAGGCCCCAAGAGTAGGAGGAAGAGGTACAGGATAAGGGACCCCTACATGAGGTTCTACTTCAGGTACATCCAGCCCAACAAGTGGATGATAGAATCCGGCCTCGGAAGCGAGCTGAGGAGGGAGGTCGAGGCCGATTACGACAACTTCATGGGTCTCACGATGGAAGAGATATGCAGAGAGGTGCTCCCACGCCGATTCAGCGCCAGGAGGGTTGGGAAGTGGTGGGGCGGAGAGGGGGATCTGGATCTGATTATGAGGGGCGCGAAAACCGTGATGGTTGAGTGCAAGTGGGGAACGGCCAAGGTGAGGAATGAGGTCCGAAGGATGAGAAGGCTGACCTCGATAGTGGGAATCAGAGCGGACCTTTACGTGATAGTAGCCAGGAGATTCGAGGGAAGGCCCGAGAGTGGTGTAAAGCTCATCTCCTTGAGGGAGCTGCTGAGCCCTCCTAAACTTTAAGAAATTTAACTTTTTTAGATATAACTAAGGTGATGGGGACGGGGCTCTCCGGCGAGGAGAAGGAGGAAATCAGGAGAAGGGTCATAGAGGCTCTCAAAACGGTTTATGACCCCGAAATACCGGTTAACGTCTACGACTTAGGGCTGGTTTATCGGGTAGAGGTTGACGATGAGGGTAACGTGACGGTGGACATGACCCTCACCTCTCCCGGCTGTCCCGTCGCTGAGATGGTGCTGAACATGGCGGAGGCGGCGATCATGGAGAGACTGCCCGACAGGGAGGTGAAGGTCAACCTAGTATGGGAGCCCTTCTGGACGCCCGACAAGGTCAATGAGGAGGGTAGGAAGAAGCTAGAGGAGATTTACGGTTACGATTTCGTCGGAGAGTGGTTGAAGAGACAGAGGGGTGGTCAGGTTGGGTAGGAACCGGGAATATGTGGCTTACGTGATGAGCCGGCTCGGCTGCGTTCACCCCTTCAGGATCTCCAGAATACTCTTACTGGCCGACTGGCTTTCAATGGAGAGGAGGAACAAGAGGCTCACTAATCTAACCTACGTGAAGGAGGAGTTCGGGTTCTACGTGGAGGAGCTCACGGGCATAATGGAAGAGCTACAGGATGAGGGGTGCGTGATCAAGAGAGAGGAGAGGAAGTGCCTAGAGTACACATGCAGCGAGCCTGAGATATCGGAGGAGGACAGGGAGATACTTGAGGAGGTCATATCCGAGGTCAAGGACCTAGATGATAGGGAGCTCAACAGGCGCGTGCTCTCCGATCCGAGGTACAGGGAGGGATCACCATGATCGTCTCTGTGTCAGGCGGTAAGGGAGGCACGGGGAAGTCGACGGTCGCCGTCAACTTGGCCATACTGCTGGCCGAGGGAAGGAAGCTGGTGATGGCCGACTTGGACGTGGAGGACCCCAACGACCACATCCTGCTGGGGGTGAGCTTGGAGGGGGAGAGGCCGGTGAACATAATGCTCCCCTTCATAAGGTACGATGATTGCATAAAATGCGGCGAGTGCGGACGCGTTTGCGACACCGGAGCCATGCTGATAAGCCCCGATGGCCTCCCCTACGTAATTCCTAGGTTGTGCAGCGGATGCAGGGCCTGCTATTTCGTCTGCCCCACGAGGGCGATAGTCGAGGGCGAGAGGACCATCGGGTACACCTACCACACGGTGGTGGAGAGAGGAAGCAAGTTCGACTTGGTGACGGGGGTGCTCAGGGAGGGAGAGGAGCACACGCCTCCCGCCGTTCTAGCTGCGAGGGAGAGGGCCTTCTCCTTGCCCGCGGACCTCTACATGGTGGATACATCGGCTGGCACGAGCAACTCGGTAGCCACGGCCATGGACGGCTCTCGCTTGGTTATAGCAGTGACGGAGCCCACTCCCCTTGGACTTCACGACTTGGAGCTGATACTCAGGTTGACCCAGAAGATGGGAATAGAGACGTGGGTAGTGATGAACAGGTCTGGCTTGGGATCGGAGGAGAGGCACGAGGAGGTGGTGAGGCGCTACGGGTCGGAGATAGTGGCTAGAATACCGTATTCTAAGAGAATAGTCGAGTCCTATGTCAGGGGAGAGCCCATAGTCCTCCTTCATCCCGACTCGGAGGAAGCTCAGGTGTTCAGGGAGCTGGCGTCTATGATCGAGGGGGTGATCTGAATGTTGGAGATGGCCATAGCCAGTGGTAAGGGAGGGGTGGGTAAGTCAACGGTGTCGGCCACGATAGCGATCACGCTGGCGAGGAGGAGGAAGGTGATAGCGGTGGATGCCGACGCCGATGCCCCGAACATGCACCTAATACTCGGTTTGGGCGAGGAGTGGGAGTGGGAGCAACCATATAGCGAGTCCATGGTGGCGAGGATAGTGACGGAGAAGTGCATAAAATGCGGCGAGTGCAGGGCCGTCTGTCCTTACAAGGCCATATACGTGGACGAGGAGGGAAACTACATGGTGAATCCTGTAATTTGTGAGGGATGTGAGACCTGCTCCCTCGTCTGTCCCGTTAAAGGGGCGATAGTTAGGGAGGAGACGCTCTCCGGGATGCTGAGAATGACCCGAACAAGGTACGGGTTTCCTTTAATATCGGCGAGGCTGGATCCCGGGAGGCCAAACTCAGGCAAGCTCGTCACAGAGGAGAAGACGAAGGCCAAGGAGATGGCCGACGATGATACTGTAATAGTGGTTGACTCCGCAGCGGGCATCGGGTGTCAAGTCGTGTCCAGCCTCGCAGGGGCCAACATGGCCATTCTCGTGGCGGAACCTACCCCGGCGAGCTTCAACGCCCTGAAGAGGGTCCACAAGCTCACAAAGCACTTCATGCAACCCGCTGCGGTGGTGATAAACAAGTGGGACATGAACCCCGATCTAGCGGCGGAGATAGAGGCCTACGCGAGGGAGAACAACCTCGATATGTTGGGCAAGATACCCTTCGACGACAGCATACCGAAAAGCATGGCCATGATGGTCCCGGTCACCGAAGCGTTCCCCGATAGCCCGGCCTCCAAGGCCTTGCTTGACGTTGCTAGGAGGGTGGAGGCCATCTTGGACGAGTGGTCCTCCTGGTTCATGAGGTTCAGGCCCAAGAAGCCCGAGCCATATAGGCCCATCATTATAAAGCCGGAAGGCTTCTGACGGGAGGTGATTCGATGAGGATAGCGTTCGCTACAGAGGAGAACAACGGCCTGAATTCTGTGGTGAGTAGCAGGTTCGGTAGAGCCCGCTACTTCGTTATAGTGGATTACGAGGGAGGGGAGGTGAAGAGCTACAGGGTCGAGGTGAACCCCGGATCCGAGGCGCGGAGCGGCGCGGGGATAAAGGCCGTGCAGAAGCTGATAAACGAGAGGGTGAACGTGGCAGTGGCTGGCTCCTTCGGACCGAATGCCATGACCGCGCTGGAGGAGATGGGGGTAAGGCACGTGGGGATGAGCGGTATAACTGTTGAGGAGGCCCTTAACAGGTTGAAGAATCAGCTCTGAAAGTTTTTCTCCTCTCCCCTCCCCTCAACTTATGCTGCTGGAGGATAAGGTGGCCCTCGTAACTGGCGGCACATCTGGGATAGGTCTCTCTACCGCTGAACTCTTCCTCAAGGAGGGCGCCAGAGTAGCGATCATGGGGAGAAACGAGGAGAGAGGTAGGGGGGCTCTAGAAAGGCTCAAGAACTTGGGGGAGATCTCCTTCCACAGGGGAGATGTGTCCAAGGAGGAAGACGCTGAGAGAGTCGTTAGGGAGGTGGTATCCAAGTACGGCAGGATCGACGTACTGGTCAATGCGGCAGGCGTCTTCACTGGAGCCCCGTTAAGTGAGATGAGAGTGAAAGAATGGGACAGGACCATAGCCGTGAACTTGAGGGGGACGTTCCTCATGACCAAGTTCTCATTGCCCCACATGGGTGAGGCCATAGTGAATGTGAGCTCCACCGCAGGGGTCAGCCCCTACCCCAGAGGAACGGCTTACTGCTCAGCGAAGGCCGCTGTTATCGCTTTCTCCAAGGCTTTAGCCCTTGAACTAGCTGAAAGGGGTATAAGGGTAAATGTAGTGGCTCCAGGCCTGACAGATACGCCCATGCTGAGGGGAATAGCGGGAAGCGAGGAGAGGATGAGGGAATTCGCTTCCCTAGTACCCATGGGGAGGATAGCCACGCCGGAAGAGGTGGCGGAGGCTATACTCTTTCTAGCTTCCCCCAAAGCTAAGTACGTGACCGGGCAGGTCTTGGTAGTTGATGGAGGTATGACGGCTGGCAGAGTCACAACGGCGGGTTCTAGGTATGCTGAGCGTTGATCCGACCGCTGACCCTACCCTCTATAAACCCCAGCAGGGAGGCCACAGCCCTGTAGGTGAGGAGAGCAATGGCCAGGCCCACTACACCCATGGAGGAGCCAAGGTAGAGTATTAAGATCACGAATACGGAAAGGGAAAGCGAATTCACCAGCAGCACAGCCTTCGGATCCTCCTCACTATACTTCCCAGCTGACCATATTACGAAGGCAGCGTCGAATATTATAGCTAAAGCTGCTATCTGAGCTACCTCTGAGCTCACGGGATAGAACCTCGGGAACAGTTTCTCAATAACGACAGGGATGATGAAGAAGCCAGCGGTTGCGGTGAGGGCAGAGAGACCCAGCCCCATGAGCTCTACTAGCTTTGTCCTCCTACCCGACGATTTCTCTGGCAGGAGATAGCTCCCCAAGCTGGAAGGTATCACTAGCATGGCAGAGTAGAATTGGAAAGCCAGCTGATAGTATCCCAGTGTGGTCTCACCATAGAGGGCGCCCACGAGCACTTTGTCCAATCTCGCCCCCATGGTGGCCACAGCCCCGGTGAGTAGCGACATTAGGGAGAAGCCCATATGCCTCCTGAGCGCCCCAAGGTTCCTGAATCCCCTGACTTCCGAACAGATCCGAAGAGATAACAGCAGGTACACAATAGAGAACCCATAAAGAACCGCGTCGATTCCCCAGACGGGGACTAGAGCTAGCACTATTACCAGAATCGATAGACGACTAACCCCTTGGAGGATGGCGAAGCTCATGTATTTCCTCCTGCCGAGCCTCTCCTTGAGAACTAAACCGAATAGGGAGTTGGATAGCACTATCAGCGGGAGGGATGGATGGAAAATCGCTAAGGGAATGCCAGCGGCGAGCGATGTGATCATCACTAGAACAACAGCGGGTGGAACCAGCTCATCCTCTCCCTTAGGCAGGAAGGTCTGGATAGTAGTAGGGAGACCTAAGCCAGTGAAGCTAGCTACGAGAACTCCCAGAGAGAGGAAGAAATTCGCTCTACCGTACTCGTTAACAGAAAGGAGCTTAGCTAGTATCAGCCATGTAAGGGCTCCCAAGACCACAACTGCCATGTTACCGGCCGTTACCAGCCTCAGCCCTTCTTGACCTAATGCATTCCTCATGAGGTCCCTTGGGGCGAGTACCAACTCGCGCACCGCCCTATTAGCGGTGATTGGGTGAGGGAATTAAAAAAGCAGATGGAGGGTACGGACATGTCTATGGGGAGGAGATCCTTGAGCTGGCTGATTTCAAATTACTAAGGGGGGGAATTACTTTTCACGAGGGTCCTCGGGGATAGATGGGTTTATGGATTTTAAGATCCGAGATTCTATTATCGCTGATATAAGGGTCTCTTTAGGTTATCTGAGGTCAGGAAACTTGTCATGACATGAGCTGCTAATTCTGATGGCGAGTTCTGGTTGAGAATGAGCTAAGTTAAGTGAGTTTGCTAACTCAGCCGTGGCTGTAGTTTTTGATTTATTAGTTAGAAGCGCTTGGGAAATCCCTCATGTTGGAGAATAGAGTGACTACTGCTTCCTCTCAGCTATTTCCCGCACAATACTCTCGAACTCTAAAGCGCTCCTATCCCAATTGAATTGCCTCGCCCAAGAGAGGGCATTTCTACTCAGTTCTTCTCTTAACTCCTCGTCTACGAGGACTCTCTCTAGCACCCTCGCCATGGCCTCCGGTTTAGGCGAAACTAGAAAACCATTATATCCATGCTTGATTGAGTCCCTCAGGCCCTTGATATCGTACCCGATGGCTGGTGTCCCGAGAGCGTTGGCATCCGTGATAACCTGTCCCCATCCCTCCCTGACACCTGGAACCAAGATGACCCAAGATCTCCTCACCAAGAGATCCTTCTCTCTAGAGGGAAGATAGCCGAAGAATTTCACGATTCTTCCATATCTCCTCTCTAAATCCCTCCTCAAGTATCCTTCGCCCACCATCCATAGACGAATGTCTTTTAATCTCCTTCTTACTATTAGAAAGGCCTTGATAGCGTCTTCTGGTTTTTTCGCCCTCTTCATCCTACCCACATAAATCACAGTAGGAAAATCGCTCTTCTTTGGGACGCTATCTAGGGGATCGACGTTTACTCCATTAAGTACGATTCTGATATCCCTGAATCCCAGATTCCTTAGGTCTTCCTCGGTGGATCTTGATACTGTGATCGTTGTGACTCCCCTGTATCTCCTCAACCACCACCTCTCTAGGAAGGCATAGCCTATGACTGCCAGAGGTAGGGGGGTTTCATAAAACCAGAATTCCCTAGCCAGTTGGTGTATAAGGGCCAGCGTTCTACTCTCCCCTACCCTTTTAACCACCATGAAGGGCCTAGTGTTTATCTCATCTACTATAACGTCGTACTCCCCGTGATGTCTTTCACAGAACTTTTTAGCCTCTTTGAACACAGAGAGCCCCTTGCCACGCCTAATGATCTCAACTCCATCTATCCTCTCCAGCTCAGAACCTCCGCTGAAATTGGATGTAAAGAGAGTCACCTCGATCCCTCGTCTAACGAGCCTCTTAGCTATGTTATGGGTATAAATCTCAGCTCCTCCCGACTCCGGGTTCCTTAAATCTCTCCAATTAAACCAGAGTACTCTAACAACTCCTGATCCGATTCTCCCGATCGGGAGACCACCTCCCTCTGGACAATCGAACGCGTTATTCTCCTAGTGCGGAGGGATATGGATAGCTTGATCAAAGATATGAGCATAGATAAGATAGTCGTCAGAGTCACAGTGCTTTTGCTGGAGTAGTTCACTATAACAGGGACCTCTATCACCCTGAATCCCGCCTTGTGAGCTATAGCGAGCATCTCAGAATCGCTCACGAAACCTGCATCAGTTACTAAGGGGAGTATGTCATTTAGCACATATTTCTTAAATATCTTCATTCCAGTTTGGGTATCGCTATAAGGAATCCCCAAAAAGATCCTAGCTAGTGCGGAGAATACTCGGCTAGCCAAATATCTGATACGTGAGGGATAGGTGACAACGGAATCTGCATGTCTCTTAGAACCTATGACAACATCTGCTCTACTTTCCGAAAGAACTCTGAGGTATAATGGGATCATTGATGGATCTATATCCCCATCAGCGTCTAAGAACATTATTATCTTGCCACGGGATTCCATGAATCCCCTTCTTAAGGCATACCCCTTTCCCATGTTAGAGGTTAATCTTACAGCAATCAACTGTGGAAGGACACGTTGCAGGGCCAGTACTACCCCCCATGTGTGATCGTCGCTGCCGTCATCAACTACTATAATCTCCCAATCGTTAGTTATATCACTCAATATCGCCGCAAGCTTTTCGATCGTATTTTTGATAGAGAACTCCTCGTTATAAGCCGGGATTATTACAGAGATTTCAATGAACCCGGAGCTTGATCCCTTCACCATGGCTCCCATCTAGCTAAATCCTCCATTAACATTTAAATTTCCATACAGAGCCTCCTTGAGAGCACAATATCATATGATGATTTGCCTATTTTATCTACATTTTTTTATCCTCTTACGTTGATTTGCAATATTGGTCTGCTAAAGCCAAGATGTATTTGGATCCTCGTAATTTAGTGATAGTACCATGATGAACTGATTAGGAGAAGTAGAAGAATTATAAAAGACAGCAAGAAGATAAGTGCGCTTATCTCTCTGAGGGATGACAGTCCGAATTGCGAGAAGATAACTAGATAAGAGAGCAATGCGGCCACTATGAAGGGTTTGGACTTTTCCATCATTCTGCGAATCGTATTTATCGAGGTAAGAGTGATTAATCCGATTATCGCCGAGATCAGGAGAATTAAAATAGTTTGAGGGAGTGTCCACCTGCCTTTTTTGACTATAATACAATTCTCTGTGCTAATCAAATTAATTTCCTCTGGATAATTACTATCCCTTAATATATTTCCTACTATCTCTAGATTTGAGGGCATTCTTTCCATATTATCGTTGATGTCTATATAGAGGACTGACTTCCTTGGGTCACCAAAAATGGCGAACTCAATGGATTTAACTTTAATTAATCCAGAGAGATTTAATTCGGTCCATGTGAAGTTTCCACTCGCTATGATAACTAGGACTCTACCCTCATTTGTCTTCGCTACACCATATAATGCGTCGATTTCAACACCAGCTACCCTTAGGTATGGATGTGCTTCCCCGATCCAATCTCCGTAGATGATTAAACTGCCACTAGTTCCATTCATTAGCCTGACGACCAGCACTCCATTAGCTGTCTCAAATGAGAGGTTCTGGGGTACTACCTCAAGCTTAGGGGGGAGACATTCTACGAGAGTTAGGGGCAGGGGGGTGATAATAGCAATGAAAAAGATAACGAGGTGTCTAGCGAGCATATCTTGCTAGATAGGATTAAATCAGATAAAAATATAATTCTTCCGAAGATGGGTAATATCGGAGGGAATCCTTCTGCCATCTGAAACCCAACTGAAACCTTTAGTTTCAGTGGTTATACCAACTAAGAACTCCAGTAGGACCCTAGACGTATGCTTGAAGTCTGTCCTAAATCAGACTTACCCAAATCTAGAAATAATAGTCGTTGACAACTTTAGCGAGGATGGAACCATTAAGATAGCCGAGAAGTACGGGGCTATTGTAATTAAAGCATCCTCAGAGAGGTCTGCTGCTAAGAATATAGGGCTAAGGAGGGCGAGAGGTGAGTACATAATTTTTATAGACTCGGACATGGAGCTCAGCCCCACTTTAATAGAAGAATGCGTGGAGGTAGCCCAGTCCTCTCCCAACTTTGGGGGAGCTATTATACCAGAGAGGTCTGTAGGAAGTTCTTGGTGGGTTACCGTCAGGAATTTCGAGAGATCATTCTACTCAGGCACTCAAATTGAGTCAGCCAGGTTCTTTAGGCGTGATCTAGCCCTGATGGTAGGTGGTTTCGATGAGGATCTGGTATTTTTCGAGGAGGCCACTCTCCCTAGCAAGCTGAGGATGGCAGGATATAACGTCGATTACAGGGTGGGCAGCTTTATTTACCACCATGAGGAGGACTTCTCTCTAATAAGGTGGCTCAAGAAGAAATACTACTATGGCAAGACTCTAGCGCTTTACTTGGATAGATATGGGGAGTACACGGCGGATGATCAGTTAAACCCGTTGAGAAGGGTCTCAATATTCCTTAGAAATAGGAGGTTCTACTCTCACCCAGGGTTGGCTATGGGGGTCCTTATCCTCAAGCTGATGGAGTTTATATCCGTTCTAGCGGGTCACATAAATGGAGAGGTTATACCTAGTCTTCTGAGTGATCTGAGCAGGAAGGTGAGGAAACTCGCTAATAGAGTGAGTAGGGAGAGAGTCAATCCCAGTAGAAACCACTCATAAGGCTTATAAACGATATCTATCCTGAGATCCCCCCTTTCATCGATCCAGAAACCATTTATCATGTTATTCACCATTATTGGTGGGACCTCCTTAGTATAGCTGTCAGAGTATACCCTCGCAGTCCAAAGTGGATCATACTGCTTTGCTAGGATGAGTAAAAAAGGCCCGCTTGAGTTGACCCTGACCCTCCACTCTATCGGAGATATCCTCCTGAAAGTGATGTTAAGGGGAGGGGGGAATAAGTCCTCTCTTCTCTTCATCTTACCTTCATCAGTCGAGTAGATCCAAATATCATCCAAGCAAGAGGTCCTATAGCCAATTACTCTAAAATCCTTCAACTCCATGACATTAGGTAAGGGATATGGCGTCATGAAACCATACCATATTTCTAAGCTTAAATACCTAACCGAAGAATCGCTCACTTTGTGTTCAACTTTGATCTCTTTCCAGTCGAAAGAGCCATCTCCTATCCATCCCTTATAATACATCCGAACGATCTTACCGTCCGATCCGTACTCCGATATCTTGAGGTGAATGGCCGATCCGTTTATAGATCTTATCTTGAATGAGAATCTATAGATCAGAGATCTGTTGACCTGTATTAAGGGAGACTTCAGGGTCTTCCAGCCCCAAGTAGAACCATGAAGTGAAACCACCAGATTGCCCTTCTCATCCACTGAGTAGCTTATATTCGCTCCAAACTGTCTATTAAAGTTCCTGTCGAGCCAAGCAGTGAGGTCTTCTCTCCGCCTGAAGTTCCAAGACTTCTCGTAGTATGTTGATTTGAAGAGGACCTTTAAAGTATGGTTTCCTTCCTCTAGCTTAATAGGACCTATGTACTTAGGTGAGATGCTTTGGGACGAGAGGAAGAATTGCATATCATCTATCCACACAGAGAAGGCTCCTCTAATGCCCAATGAGAGGATATAATCGCCAGTTGTGGGGACTTTGAGGTCTGTCCAAGCCATTCCTCCTGGGAGTAACAGGAGACACTCGCCGTTACTAGCGTTCCCGTCATTCATGATCAGTCCACCATTGAAATGAAGG
The Thermoproteota archaeon genome window above contains:
- a CDS encoding PfkB family carbohydrate kinase, translated to MDYVAVGHITVDELDGLVRLGGGVSYGSAFAAGLGLVAKVVSRVGTDLTDELLRPLREAGVDLSGVRRSCERTTRFVIRLKESSEVSGLAYRCDPIAPSDLEGVEAGVIHLAPVAREVSREVAYAAINSGSLVLLDLQGVIRTFDDGFGLDGTLAGEFEGLDLVVHANLQEARAITGEDNPMNAAERLSSMFWMSSVTLGRRGAVISSPEGFVMARAPEVESLDDVGAGDVFTAALGIALWRGYSLEDAARFSVAAAAASTRRRGPVPVAREEVESLMPKVEVSWL
- a CDS encoding ATP-binding protein, encoding MIARFVNREKELEFLERAYRSPVPQLLVIYGRRRIGKTELVLRFLRDKPHIYYLADLESGLSQLKRFKRSAEVLLQDETFRRAEFRDWEDLFVALLDRWGGERRLIIAIDEFPNLVRVNPAFPSILQRVWDLYLSREDVMLILTGSSVSVMEDEVLSSKSPLYGRRTGQWKLGPISPEYLGEFLPYKEEDLARTYGVTGGVPHYLNLFDPNLPFWDNVERLALSKGGFLYEEADFLLRGELRDPSNYKSILEALARGATRLGEVCNLTGLDRGLVSKYLSVLERLDVVAGERPYGSGPKSRRKRYRIRDPYMRFYFRYIQPNKWMIESGLGSELRREVEADYDNFMGLTMEEICREVLPRRFSARRVGKWWGGEGDLDLIMRGAKTVMVECKWGTAKVRNEVRRMRRLTSIVGIRADLYVIVARRFEGRPESGVKLISLRELLSPPKL
- a CDS encoding iron-sulfur cluster assembly protein encodes the protein MGTGLSGEEKEEIRRRVIEALKTVYDPEIPVNVYDLGLVYRVEVDDEGNVTVDMTLTSPGCPVAEMVLNMAEAAIMERLPDREVKVNLVWEPFWTPDKVNEEGRKKLEEIYGYDFVGEWLKRQRGGQVG
- a CDS encoding Panacea domain-containing protein; its protein translation is MGRNREYVAYVMSRLGCVHPFRISRILLLADWLSMERRNKRLTNLTYVKEEFGFYVEELTGIMEELQDEGCVIKREERKCLEYTCSEPEISEEDREILEEVISEVKDLDDRELNRRVLSDPRYREGSP
- a CDS encoding ATP-binding protein; this encodes MIVSVSGGKGGTGKSTVAVNLAILLAEGRKLVMADLDVEDPNDHILLGVSLEGERPVNIMLPFIRYDDCIKCGECGRVCDTGAMLISPDGLPYVIPRLCSGCRACYFVCPTRAIVEGERTIGYTYHTVVERGSKFDLVTGVLREGEEHTPPAVLAARERAFSLPADLYMVDTSAGTSNSVATAMDGSRLVIAVTEPTPLGLHDLELILRLTQKMGIETWVVMNRSGLGSEERHEEVVRRYGSEIVARIPYSKRIVESYVRGEPIVLLHPDSEEAQVFRELASMIEGVI
- a CDS encoding ATP-binding protein translates to MEMAIASGKGGVGKSTVSATIAITLARRRKVIAVDADADAPNMHLILGLGEEWEWEQPYSESMVARIVTEKCIKCGECRAVCPYKAIYVDEEGNYMVNPVICEGCETCSLVCPVKGAIVREETLSGMLRMTRTRYGFPLISARLDPGRPNSGKLVTEEKTKAKEMADDDTVIVVDSAAGIGCQVVSSLAGANMAILVAEPTPASFNALKRVHKLTKHFMQPAAVVINKWDMNPDLAAEIEAYARENNLDMLGKIPFDDSIPKSMAMMVPVTEAFPDSPASKALLDVARRVEAILDEWSSWFMRFRPKKPEPYRPIIIKPEGF
- a CDS encoding NifB/NifX family molybdenum-iron cluster-binding protein; the protein is MRIAFATEENNGLNSVVSSRFGRARYFVIVDYEGGEVKSYRVEVNPGSEARSGAGIKAVQKLINERVNVAVAGSFGPNAMTALEEMGVRHVGMSGITVEEALNRLKNQL
- a CDS encoding SDR family NAD(P)-dependent oxidoreductase; this encodes MLLEDKVALVTGGTSGIGLSTAELFLKEGARVAIMGRNEERGRGALERLKNLGEISFHRGDVSKEEDAERVVREVVSKYGRIDVLVNAAGVFTGAPLSEMRVKEWDRTIAVNLRGTFLMTKFSLPHMGEAIVNVSSTAGVSPYPRGTAYCSAKAAVIAFSKALALELAERGIRVNVVAPGLTDTPMLRGIAGSEERMREFASLVPMGRIATPEEVAEAILFLASPKAKYVTGQVLVVDGGMTAGRVTTAGSRYAER
- a CDS encoding oligosaccharide flippase family protein, which translates into the protein MVLAPRDLMRNALGQEGLRLVTAGNMAVVVLGALTWLILAKLLSVNEYGRANFFLSLGVLVASFTGLGLPTTIQTFLPKGEDELVPPAVVLVMITSLAAGIPLAIFHPSLPLIVLSNSLFGLVLKERLGRRKYMSFAILQGVSRLSILVIVLALVPVWGIDAVLYGFSIVYLLLSLRICSEVRGFRNLGALRRHMGFSLMSLLTGAVATMGARLDKVLVGALYGETTLGYYQLAFQFYSAMLVIPSSLGSYLLPEKSSGRRTKLVELMGLGLSALTATAGFFIIPVVIEKLFPRFYPVSSEVAQIAALAIIFDAAFVIWSAGKYSEEDPKAVLLVNSLSLSVFVILILYLGSSMGVVGLAIALLTYRAVASLLGFIEGRVSGRINAQHT
- a CDS encoding glycosyltransferase family 4 protein, producing MGSGVVRVLWFNWRDLRNPESGGAEIYTHNIAKRLVRRGIEVTLFTSNFSGGSELERIDGVEIIRRGKGLSVFKEAKKFCERHHGEYDVIVDEINTRPFMVVKRVGESRTLALIHQLAREFWFYETPLPLAVIGYAFLERWWLRRYRGVTTITVSRSTEEDLRNLGFRDIRIVLNGVNVDPLDSVPKKSDFPTVIYVGRMKRAKKPEDAIKAFLIVRRRLKDIRLWMVGEGYLRRDLERRYGRIVKFFGYLPSREKDLLVRRSWVILVPGVREGWGQVITDANALGTPAIGYDIKGLRDSIKHGYNGFLVSPKPEAMARVLERVLVDEELREELSRNALSWARQFNWDRSALEFESIVREIAERKQ
- a CDS encoding glycosyltransferase family 2 protein, with the translated sequence MGAMVKGSSSGFIEISVIIPAYNEEFSIKNTIEKLAAILSDITNDWEIIVVDDGSDDHTWGVVLALQRVLPQLIAVRLTSNMGKGYALRRGFMESRGKIIMFLDADGDIDPSMIPLYLRVLSESRADVVIGSKRHADSVVTYPSRIRYLASRVFSALARIFLGIPYSDTQTGMKIFKKYVLNDILPLVTDAGFVSDSEMLAIAHKAGFRVIEVPVIVNYSSKSTVTLTTILSMLISLIKLSISLRTRRITRSIVQREVVSRSGESDQELLEYSGLIGEI